From the Pomacea canaliculata isolate SZHN2017 linkage group LG14, ASM307304v1, whole genome shotgun sequence genome, one window contains:
- the LOC112555187 gene encoding uncharacterized protein LOC112555187, with amino-acid sequence MFLRLRRIKVRAQCSCFISVCIVIFYYLLFASDMIRVDENTVFLREGTSGKTWMAGMNAHKEPNTQTCEHPVLDPFDPSIMQFHEKYSPVNCSQAEEDWVYTINGTFRISKHALRLPGTITCEYIPLERHGDFSVREGLHVNPMLDGAPLTTDFFMVYCESSTGKRYLNIHSGVVRNKDVFSRLETLGSISSIPMMTPPSTHTSKQESVPLSLSLISKSLASLNLNVFMFGFDSMSRMSWIRLLPRTRRYFLETLGGLELEGYNIVGDGTPAALLPILTGHHEEELPEARRGMPGAQPVDGHPWVWKEFKRHGYVTAYAEDMTNVGTFQFRMLGFKEQPTDHYMRPFYQEAEKMYETNIPYCLGSTPRHLNFMHWFEELFATYTRHPKFFFGFHSELSHNSNFPVQALDEDLVLFLDRLEKSGHLNSTLLILMADHGARFSYIRATTQGKLEERMPYFALRFRHG; translated from the coding sequence ATGTTTCTCAGGTTAAGAAGGATAAAAGTGCGAGCTCAGTGCTCGTGCTTTATTTCAGTCTgcattgtcatattttattatttattatttgcttccGACATGATTAGAGTGGACGAAAACACAGTTTTCCTCAGAGAAGGGACTAGCGGTAAAACATGGATGGCGGGGATGAACGCTCACAAGGAACCCAACACTCAAACGTGTGAACATCCGGTTCTTGACCCGTTTGACCCTTCAATCATGCAGTTCCACGAAAAGTATTCACCAGTGAACTGCAGCCAAGCCGAGGAAGACTGGGTGTACACCATCAACGGCACGTTTCGCATCTCAAAGCACGCGCTTCGCCTGCCCGGGACGATCACGTGCGAGTACATCCCACTCGAGCGGCATGGCGACTTCTCCGTCCGTGAAGGGCTGCATGTCAATCCCATGCTGGACGGCGCACCGCTAACGACGGACTTCTTCATGGTGTACTGCGAGTCAAGCACTGGAAAAAGGTATCTGAACATCCACTCTGGCGTGGTCAGGAACAAAGACGTTTTCTCTCGGCTGGAGACTTTGGGTAGCATTTCATCTATCCCTATGATGACTCCGCCCTCCACACACACGTCGAAACAAGAATCTGTTCCGTTGTCCTTATCCCTCATTTCCAAAAGTCTGGCTAGCCTGAACTTAAATGTCTTTATGTTTGGTTTCGACTCCATGTCTCGTATGTCATGGATTCGTCTCCTTCCGCGCACACGTAGATACTTCCTGGAGACTCTTGGCGGTCTTGAACTTGAAGGATACAACATTGTAGGGGACGGAACGCCGGCCGCATTGCTCCCCATTCTAACGGGGCATCATGAAGAAGAGTTGCCAGAGGCCAGACGGGGCATGCCCGGGGCACAGCCAGTAGACGGACATCCGTGGGTGTGGAAAGAGTTCAAACGTCACGGTTACGTCACGGCTTATGCCGAAGACATGACCAACGTCGGAACGTTTCAATTTCGCATGCTGGGTTTCAAAGAACAGCCCACCGACCACTACATGAGGCCGTTCTACCAAGAGGCTGAGAAAATGTACGAGACAAATATTCCTTATTGCCTGGGCTCTACACCCCGTCACCTCAACTTCATGCACTGGTTCGAGGAGCTGTTTGCTACCTACACACGACACCCAAAGTTTTTCTTTGGTTTCCACAGTGAgttgagtcacaacagtaactTTCCTGTGCAGGCTCTTGATGAAGATCTGGTGTTATTCCTCGACAGACTGGAAAAGAGTGGTCACCTCAATTCCACCCTCCTTATTCTCATGGCTGACCACGGGGCCAGGTTTTCTTACATTCGGGCCACAACGCAGGGAAAGCTAGAAGAGCGCATGCCTTACTTTGCCTTACGTTTCCGCCATGGGTAA
- the LOC112555537 gene encoding LOW QUALITY PROTEIN: uncharacterized protein LOC112555537 (The sequence of the model RefSeq protein was modified relative to this genomic sequence to represent the inferred CDS: inserted 1 base in 1 codon) codes for MFLRLRRIKVLAQCSCFISVCIVIFYYLLFASDMTRVDEDTVFLREGTSGKTWMAEMNAHKEPNTQTCEHPDLDLFNPSIMQFHEKYSPVDCSHAEEDWVYTINGTFRISKRALRLPGTITCEYIPLEHHGDFSVREGLHVKPMLDGAPLTTDFFRVDCLSSTGKRYLNIHSGVVRNKDVFSRLETLGSISSIPVMTPPSTHTSKQESVPLSLSLISKSLPSLNLNVFMFGFDSMSRMSWIRLLPRTRKYFLETLGGLELEGYNIVGTERXAALLPILTGHHEEELPEARRGMPGAQPVDGHPWVWKEFKRHGYVTAYAEDMASIRTFQYRMLGFKEQPTDHYMRPFYQEAEKEYDSNIPYCLGSTPRHLNFMHWFEELFATYTRHPKFFFGFHSELSHNSNFPVQALDEDLVLFLDRLEKSGHLNSTLLILMADHGARFSYIRATTQGKLEERMPYFALRLPPWVKQLHPQLIRNLEINTRRLTTPFDIHETLMEVLTYSGSGLGDISKRAISLFKEIPKHRSCSHAGVTPHWCACLKWDTLKLSDSTVLSAVKSAISKINSYTKYNRKRCAILSLKKITSAARYLPTYDDYVAEQKLRQYRENFTQPRLRNYLDINQEVYQVSFITQPGNGHFEVTCSLDTTTRNFFVASTDISRINKYGNDANCIEKRHPRLRPFCYCKSGFVVVWVMNS; via the exons ATGTTTCTCAGGTTAAGAAGGATAAAAGTGTTAGCTCAGTGCTCGTGCTTTATTTCAGTCTgcattgtcatattttattatttattatttgcttccGACATGACTAGAGTGGACGAGGACACAGTTTTCCTCAGAGAAGGGACTAGCGGTAAAACATGGATGGCGGAGATGAACGCTCACAAGGAACCCAACACTCAAACGTGCGAACACCCGGATCTTGACCTGTTTAACCCTTCAATCATGCAGTTCCACGAAAAGTATTCACCCGTGGACTGCAGCCACGCCGAGGAAGACTGGGTGTACACCATCAACGGCACGTTTCGCATCTCAAAGCGCGCGCTTCGCCTGCCCGGGACGATCACGTGCGAGTACATCCCACTCGAGCACCATGGCGACTTCTCCGTCCGTGAAGGGCTGCATGTCAAGCCCATGCTGGACGGCGCACCGCTAACAACGGACTTCTTCAGGGTGGACTGCTTGTCAAGCACTGGAAAAAGGTATCTGAACATCCACTCTGGCGTGGTCAGGAACAAAGACGTTTTCTCTCGGCTGGAGACTTTGGGTAGCATTTCATCTATCCCTGTGATGACTCCGCCCTCCACACACACGTCGAAACAAGAATCTGTTCCGTTGTCCTTATCCCTCATTTCCAAAAGTCTGCCTAGCCTGAACTTAAATGTCTTTATGTTTGGTTTTGACTCCATGTCTCGTATGTCATGGATTCGTCTCCTTCCGCGCACACGAAAATACTTTCTGGAGACTCTTGGCGGTCTTGAACTTGAAGGATACAACATTGTAGGGACGGAAC CGGCCGCATTGCTCCCCATTCTAACGGGGCATCATGAAGAAGAGTTGCCAGAGGCCAGACGGGGCATGCCCGGGGCACAGCCAGTAGACGGACATCCGTGGGTGTGGAAAGAGTTCAAACGTCACGGTTACGTCACGGCTTATGCCGAAGACATGGCGAGCATCAGAACCTTTCAATATCGCATGCTGGGTTTCAAAGAACAGCCCACCGACCACTATATGAGGCCGTTCTACCAAGAGGCTGAGAAGGAGTACGACAGTAATATTCCTTATTGCCTGGGCTCTACACCCCGTCACCTCAACTTCATGCACTGGTTCGAGGAGCTGTTTGCTACCTACACACGACATCCAAAGTTTTTCTTTGGTTTCCACAGTGAgttgagtcacaacagtaactTTCCTGTGCAGGCTCTTGATGAAGATCTGGTGTTATTCCTCGACAGACTGGAAAAGAGTGGTCACCTCAATTCCACCCTCCTTATTCTCATGGCTGACCACGGGGCCAGGTTTTCTTACATTCGGGCCACAACGCAGGGAAAGCTAGAAGAGCGCATGCCTTACTTTGCCTTACGTTTGCCGCCATGGGTAAAACAACTTCATCCTCAGCTCATCCGCAACTTGGAGATAAACACTCGGAGGCTGACGACGCCGTTTGACATTCACGAAACCCTGATGGAGGTGCTGACCTACTCCGGGTCAGGGCTGGGGGACATCTCCAAGAGAGCCATCAGCCTCTTCAAGGAAATCCCGAAACATCGGAGCTGCAGCCACGCTGGGGTGACTCCTCATTGGTGTGCCTGCCTGAAGTGGGACACTCTTAAACTCTCAGATTCTACCGTGCTGTCGGCCGTGAAGTCGGCTATAAGTAAGATCAACTCGTACACAAAGTACAACAGAAAGAGATGCGCAATCCTGAGCCTGAAGAAGATAACTTCCGCTGCACGCTACCTCCCGACTTACGACGATTACGTGGCTGAACAGAAACTTCGGCAGTACAGAGAGAATTTTACTCAGCCTAGGCTGCGTAACTATTTAGATATAAATCAAGAAGTCTATCAGGTGTCCTTCATCACTCAGCCTGGAAACGGCCATTTTGAAGTGACGTGCTCTCTTGATACAACTACTAGAAATTTCTTCGTAGCGAGCACCGACATCAGTAGAATAAACAAGTACGGAAATGATGCAAACTGCATTGAAAAAAGGCATCCTCGCCTTCGTCCTTTTTGCTACTGTAAGTCAGGTTTCGTGGTGGTTTGGGTGATGAACTCTTAA